A section of the Solitalea canadensis DSM 3403 genome encodes:
- a CDS encoding peroxiredoxin family protein: MRRLFYLLISVLLLSGCKGVGTTIMQEGTWRATLHTESGKEIPFNFRLTNSQDQKPVIEIINGDERLKVDDIVFQEDSVLIKMPFFDSEFRGHFEGDAIKGVWVKHLADKDVAMNFVAEPDTYWRFIESKIKAKADVTGRWATTFASDKDSSFAIGEFVQKGSKLTGTFLTTTGDYRFLEGTVANNEFYLSCFDGTHAYLFTGKIEEDKIVNGKFYAGLNHVEDWCAVKNDSAVLPDAYSLTKLKEGQKKLDFAYPNLNKHIVSSKDEKFKNKVVIVQLLGSWCPNCMDETKFLSDFYKQYKGKGVEIVGLAFERTADFERSKKSIMKFKDRFDVQYDLLVTNKTSDSKQRNEALPMLDKIMGFPTTIIIDKNGEVRKIHTGFSGPGTGKHYDDFVKEFTKYIDELIAEPVKTAA; encoded by the coding sequence ATGAGAAGATTGTTTTATTTACTTATATCAGTTTTGTTGCTTTCTGGCTGCAAAGGTGTAGGTACAACAATAATGCAGGAAGGCACCTGGCGTGCTACTTTGCATACTGAATCAGGAAAGGAGATCCCTTTTAATTTTAGATTGACTAACAGTCAGGATCAAAAACCTGTAATAGAGATTATTAACGGTGATGAGCGTTTGAAAGTTGATGATATTGTTTTTCAGGAGGATTCTGTACTTATTAAAATGCCATTTTTCGACTCTGAATTTCGGGGGCATTTTGAAGGAGACGCAATAAAAGGTGTTTGGGTAAAACATCTTGCTGATAAAGATGTCGCAATGAATTTTGTTGCTGAGCCTGATACTTATTGGCGCTTTATTGAATCAAAAATAAAGGCGAAGGCTGATGTAACCGGAAGATGGGCAACCACATTTGCTTCAGATAAAGATTCAAGTTTCGCAATAGGAGAGTTTGTTCAGAAAGGGAGCAAGTTAACAGGCACATTTTTAACCACTACAGGTGATTATCGTTTTCTCGAAGGTACAGTAGCCAATAATGAGTTTTATTTATCATGTTTCGACGGTACTCATGCTTATCTTTTTACAGGGAAAATTGAAGAAGATAAAATTGTAAACGGAAAATTCTACGCCGGATTAAATCATGTAGAAGACTGGTGTGCAGTTAAAAACGATAGTGCTGTTTTGCCTGATGCTTATTCGTTAACCAAATTGAAAGAAGGTCAGAAAAAGCTTGATTTTGCTTATCCTAACTTAAATAAACACATTGTTTCTTCAAAAGATGAGAAATTTAAAAACAAAGTGGTTATTGTACAGCTTTTGGGCTCTTGGTGTCCGAATTGTATGGATGAGACGAAATTTTTGTCAGATTTTTATAAACAATATAAAGGCAAAGGTGTGGAAATTGTTGGGTTAGCATTTGAACGTACAGCAGATTTTGAACGTTCAAAAAAATCAATCATGAAATTTAAAGATCGATTTGATGTTCAGTATGACCTATTAGTAACTAACAAAACCAGTGATAGTAAACAACGCAACGAAGCTTTGCCAATGCTTGACAAAATTATGGGTTTTCCAACTACCATTATTATTGATAAGAATGGCGAAGTTCGCAAAATACATACTGGTTTTAGTGGACCTGGGACCGGTAAGCATTATGACGACTTTGTAAAAGAATTCACTAAATATATTGATGAACTTATTGCTGAACCTGTAAAAACTGCAGCATAG